A portion of the Nitrospinota bacterium genome contains these proteins:
- a CDS encoding helix-turn-helix transcriptional regulator — MSELKKYITKRKAIDIKFADGYDEGYEQFKVGVILRQAREKAGLTQEELARRLHTRKTAISRIENHAEDIKLSTLERVASALGRRLEVKIA; from the coding sequence ATGAGTGAGCTGAAGAAATATATAACCAAACGAAAAGCGATTGACATAAAATTCGCGGACGGTTATGACGAGGGCTATGAACAGTTCAAGGTGGGCGTTATACTCCGGCAAGCTCGCGAGAAGGCCGGACTGACGCAAGAAGAGCTGGCGCGGCGGCTGCACACTAGGAAGACGGCCATCTCCCGCATTGAAAACCACGCGGAAGACATAAAGCTGTCCACACTTGAGCGTGTTGCGTCCGCCCTCGGCAGACGGCTTGAGGTAAAAATCGCGTAG